In the Acomys russatus chromosome 11, mAcoRus1.1, whole genome shotgun sequence genome, one interval contains:
- the Cmtr1 gene encoding cap-specific mRNA (nucleoside-2'-O-)-methyltransferase 1 produces the protein MKRRTDPECTAPLKKQKRIGELARHLSSTSDDEPLSSVSHAAKVSATSLSGSDSETEEKQPGSDDFKDAFKADSLVEGTSSRYSMYNSVSQKLMAKMGFREGEGLGKYSQGRKDIVEASNQKGRRGLGLTLQGFDQELNVDWRDEPEPSACEQVSWFPECTTEIPDSQEMSDWMVIGERKMVIEDETEFCGEELLHSVLKCKSVFDILDGEEMRRARTRANPYEMIRGVFFLNRAAMKMANMDFVFDRMFTNPLDSDGKPLLKDSGSDLLYFADVCAGPGGFSEYVLWRKKWHAKGFGMTLKGPNDFKLEDFYAASSELFEPYYGEGGVDGDGDITRPENINAFRNFVLDNTDRKGVHFLMADGGFSVEGQENLQEILSKQLLLCQFLMALSIVRTGGHFICKTFDLFTPFSVGLIYLLYCCFERVCLFKPITSRPANSERYVVCKGLKVGIDDVREYLFSVNIKLNQLRNTESDVNLVVPLMVIKGDHEFNDYMIRSNESYCSLQIKALAKIHAFVQDSTLSEPRQAEIRKECLQLWEIPDQARVAPSSSDPKFKFFELIKDTDISIFSYKPTMLTVKTLEKIHPVFEYRCMVSGSEQKFLLGLGRSQIYTWDGRQSDRWVKLDLKTELPRDTLLCVEIVHELKGEGKAQRKISAIHILDVLVLNGSDVREQHFMQRILLAEKLVKAVSKPSRPDMNPIRVKEVYRLEEMEKIFVRLEMKLIKGSGGTPKLSYTGRDDRHFVPTGLYIVRTVTGPWTIGWSKSAKKKFFYNKKSKSSTFALPTDSIAPFHTCYYGRLFWEWGDGFHMRDSQKTQDPDKLSKEDVLSFIQSHNPGGP, from the exons tgtcgGCTACGAGCCTTAGTGGATCTGACAGTGAGACTGAGGAGAAGCAGCCCGGCTCTGATGATTTCAAAGATGCCTTCAAAGCAGATTCCCTTGTGGAGGGAACATCTTCTCGCTATTCGATGTATAATAGTGTGTCCCAGAAGCTTATG GCCAAGATGGGCTTCAGAGAAGGTGAAGGACTGGGTAAATACAGCCAGGGTCGGAAGGACATCGTGGAGGCCTCCAATCAGAAAGGTCGGCGTGGTTTGGGTCTGACGCTGCAGGGCTTTGATCAGGAGCTGAATGTGGATTGGCGAGATGAGCCAGAG cccagtGCCTGTGAGCAGGTGTCATGGTTTCCAGAATGTACCACTGAAATTCCTGACTCTCAGGAAATGAGTGACTGGATGGTTATAGGAGAG AGGAAGATGGTTATTGAAGATGAAACAGAGTTCTGTGGGGAAGAGCTGCTTCATAGTGTGCTCAAGTGTAAG AGTGTGTTTGACATCCTGGATGGGGAGGAGATGCGACGAGCACGCACCAGAGCTAATCCCTATGAGATGATCCGAGGCGTCTTCTTccttaacag GGCAGCAATGAAGATGGCCAACATGGATTTTGTGTTTGATCGAATGTTCACGAATCCCCTGGACTCTGATGGG AAGCCACTACTGAAGGACTCGGGGAGTGACCTTCTGTACTTTGCTGATGTCTGCGCAGGCCCAGGTGGCTTCTCAGAGTACGTGCTGTGGAGGAAGAAGTGGCATGCAAAAGGCTTCGGGATGACGCTGAAGGGCCCTAATGACTTCAAGCTGGAGGACTTCTACGCAGCCTCCAGTGAGCTCTTCGAGCCCTATTATG GTGAGGGTGGAGTTGATGGAGATGGAGATATCACCCGCCCTGAGAACATCAATGCATTTCGGAATTTTGTCCTGGACAACACAGATCGCAAGGGTGTCCACTTTCTGATGGCAGATGGG ggcttctctgtggaggGGCAGGAGAACCTGCAGGAGATCCTCAGCAAGCAGCTCCTGCTATGCCAGTTCCTCATGGCCCTGTCTATTGTCCGCACAG GGGGCCACTTCATCTGCAAAACCTTTGACCTCTTCACACCCTTCAGTGTGGGGCTCATCTACCTGTTATACTGCTGCTTTGAACGTGTGTGTCTCTTCAAGCCCATCACCAGCAGGCCTGCCAACTCAGAGCG GTATGTGGTGTGCAAAGGTCTGAAGGTGGGCATAGACGATGTGCGGGAGTACCTCTTCTCTGTGAATATTAAACTCAACCAGCTTCGGAACACCGAGTCTGATGTCAACCTGGTAGTTCCCTTGATGGTGATCAAAGGAGACCATGAATTTAATGACTACATGATACGGTCTAATGAGAG CTACTGCAGCCTGCAGATCAAAGCTCTGGCCAAAATCCATGCCTTTGTACAAGACTC GACCTTGAGTGAGCCTAGGCAGGCAGAGATCCGGAAAGAATGCCTCCAACTGTGGGAG ATCCCAGACCAGGCTCGAGTTGCTCCTTCTTCTTCAGACCCCAAATTCAAGTTTTTTGAGCTAATCAAG GACACTGACATCAGTATCTTCAGCTACAAACCCACGATGCTCACTGTGAAAACTCTGGAGAAGATCCATCCTGTGTTTGAATATCGTTGCATGGTATCTGGTAGTGAGCAGAAATTCCTCCTGGGCCTAGGG AGGTCCCAGATCTACACATGGGATGGCCGCCAATCAGACCGCTGGGTGAAGCTGGACCTGAAGACAGAGCTGCCCCGGGACACACTGCTCTGTGTGGAAATTGTGCATGAGCTTAAAGGGGAG GGGAAGGCCCAGCGGAAGATCAGTGCCATCCACATCCTTGATGTCCTGGTGCTGAATGGCAGCGATGTTCGAGAGCAACACTTCATGCAACG AATTCTGCTTGCTGAGAAATTGGTGAAAGCAGTTTCCAAGCCCAGTCGACCAGATATGAATCCTATCAG GGTGAAGGAAGTGTACAGGttggaagagatggagaagattTTTGTCAG GTTGGAAATGAAGCTCATTAAGGGCTCTGGTGGCACTCCAAAGCTCAGCTACACAGGACGGGACGACCGGCACTTTGTGCCCACAGGCCTCTACATCGTCAGGACTGTGACTG GGCCATGGACCATAGGATGGAGCAAGAGTGCTAAGAAGAAGTTCTTctacaacaagaaaagtaaatccTCCACCTTTGCCCTTCCTACAGATTCCATTGCCCCATTCCA TACCTGTTACTATGGCCGGCTCTTCTGGGAGTGGGGAGATGGCTTCCATATGCGTGACTCCCAGAAGACCCAGGATCCAGACAAGCTGTCTAAGGAGGACGTCCTTTCTTTCATCCAGAGTCACAATCCTGGAGGCCCTTAG